In Nycticebus coucang isolate mNycCou1 chromosome 5, mNycCou1.pri, whole genome shotgun sequence, the DNA window GAAACCGTTTCTAGAACAAGTCTCTAATATTTATCTCTCAATAATATTTATATTGCTCATAAATAATAAACAGAAGCAtcaaatcaacacacaaaaataagaaattaagttTCGCATTGAAATGGAAAATTTAAGAAATGCTCTGTATCAGGAAGCATCTCTGGGCAGAGGTTTGTGATCTACATAATTGCTACCAAGATGTTTCcttgttattatttttacctGGAAGTTTGCTGTAACTAAGTGATAAAAATTGGGAGTGAGATGTTTGATTATGTTTTATTTGCACAAACATGTCGTGATGTGTCATAAGTATACAGCCTCATATTAATGCATTATTCAGTCAGTGACTTGAAAACCTTCAAAAACATTCATTAGCAGATAGTTTGATGGGTTTACAGGCTTTCAACTTCAGAATCTCACCATATGAGTCTAAAGATATTCATGAGAATCCTGTAGCATTACAATACCCACGGCCTGTTTTTCAGAGGGAAGCCACTCCAGATACCAGTGCATTTGAATATTCCGGTGACAGaaagggcagaggcaggaaaaaccAGCATCTGCTGAGCTCTCACTATTTCTTTCATTACTTACCTTAATCCTATGAATCTGTTGGCATTAACCAAACCCCTAAATTTCCAATTGCCCAAAGTTCAgtccttggaattttttttctcccttacttTCTAGGAAATCTTATCTACTCCTATAGCTGTAAATGCCGAATTTATATCTTCAAACCCAGACTTCTTTCATTCCAGACTTTTATATCTGTCTTCTCCGTATCACACTTGATTATCTCAAATTTAACACATCCATGCaaatctcctttcttctctctcccaaaTTTCTGTGCAGCTGATTGCACTCAACGTGTTTCCAATGATTTAGGTCAAAAACATGGGAATCACCCTTGACATCTCTCGCTCACTCTCACACCCCACAAGCAATCCACAAAAGAAACCCTGGCAACTCTTCCTTTTACATATTTCCAGAATGCCAGCATTCTAACTAACTGGACAAACAAATATCCCCAGCATCCCTTCCACCAGCAACCACCTGGCACTAGGCCATCTTCATCAGGATCATTAGGACAACCGACCTCCATGTTTGCTGCATCTAGCTGATTCTCAACACAGAAGCCATTGTAATTGTTTAAAGTTCAAGTCAAAACAGTTTGCTTCTCTGCTCAAAACTGCAGTAGCTTCCCAAAGGCCTTTCTGTGCACAAGGCCCTATGTAATCTGGCCACCCAACTCCTctctaatttcatttatttttattttttattttttttaaataatagccatgtacattaatgcaatcatggggtacagtttgctggttttacatacaatttggaatgctttcaTCAAACGGGTCAACATGGCCTCCACGGCATTTTCTTCGTTACTCTGTTATTTCTCACCACTCCCCTCCTTACTCTCTCTGCTCTTACTTCCAGCTGTGTAGTCACCCTCCCCACTCTCCGGATCACACTCGCCTTGAAACCTTCACATATCCTGCCTTCATGTCCTTCACGTCCCTGCTCAAATGACACTTTACCAGACAGACCTTCCCTAACCACACCGTGTAAAGCATGCTCCTCCCTGGGCACTCTCTGTCTTCCTGATCCTGCAGTTTACAGCCCTTATCCAGCTTTTCTCATGGATgatatttttcttcatgtgtaCATGCATGTATAGGTAGACATGTTTTTTATTGTGCAGATATATAACTTTATatacttgtgtgtatgtgtgtatatatattcacatgTGCATGTCAGGGAAAAACCCTGTGGGACAGGGAGTAATAGGAGAAGGAGACACAGTATGATGCAGAAAACCTTTAAGAATTTTATCATAATAAACTTGCATCTGCTATCAACTATAGTCAATGAGCATTCATATACATCATCTCTTCTTAGCTTACAAAATATCTATATAAGGGAAGGCaagttgttttttactttttttttttttttttttgagacagagtctcactctgttgccctgggtagcgtgctgtggcatcgtagctcacagcaacctcaaactctttgagcttgagcaatcttcttgccttggcctctatAGCAGccgttcttaacctgtgggtcgcgacccacaggaactgtattgaagagCTGCAGAATTGGAAGATTGAGAACTAATGCTCtagagtaactaggactacaggtgtccaccacaacgcctggctagtttttctgtatttagtacagataggatctcactcttgctcaggctggtcttgaacttctgagctcaggtgatccacccttcttggcctcccagagtgctaggattacaggcatgagccactgcgcctggacTAACATGGGTACTATTATTCCTGTTATACACATTACAAAACAGAGTTTTGAGGAGGTTAAGGGATCACAAGTTCTGAGTAGCAGAAACAGGATAGAATCCAGACCTATAACTTTGAGGTAGAGCTTTCCATTCTAACAAACTGGACAAACAAACATCCCTACGGCTCTGCTGATGGGCAAAAGTGCTACCACAGAGGTGGAGAGATTTTAAAAGAATGGCAGTCACACCTCAGAAACCAGAGGGCACCACATTCCACTTGGAGTTCTGGGATCTGCAGGAACTTCAGCCTGAGGCCACCGCAGAGTCAGAACTTGCAGCAGGGAGCAGGAGAATGGTGGAATTGAACACATTTGGGGCTTTCATTGGTATGACAATAGCACAGGATTTTCAAGCTACCAGGCCTGTGACCATCTTTAAGAAGGAAGCCAAGGAAACTGACAGTTATCTTAGCTGACAGAAATATCCACAGCTGTCATCTCTGGGACCAGCTGCTGTACCTAATCAGCCGTCCTCTGAGGCAGCTGACTAGAGCTTAGCATCCTGGGCTGAGAAATTATGTGTGCCTCCCGGCTGCCAAGGGCCAGTCTCACTAACTGCAGGGTTGCCAGTGGCTGTTTGTTTTTATACGGAGTCCCCACGACGCTACCCCCTGGAGTTCACTTAAATCTGACATGCAGCTGTATGCTGGTCAAAACACAGCCCAGAATGTTTGCAACAATCCAATTTCAAATGTCTGTCTCTGTCCCTGTAAGTTCGCTTATGCCTTTGTCAGGCCATGCAAGCACTGTTTTTCCCCCCAGAAAATGTCATCTCTATAAAGAGCAACGGCTGAAGCCACAGTGCTGGGCTTTGTCCATGTCCCCATCTCTTCACCCTACTCACTATAACACAGCACAACTCTTCGGAAACTGAAATTAAATCATTATTAAATCAACTTTAATAATTATAATGTTTTCTCCAATTTATAAGGAGATTTGGGTAAGAAAAAATCAGTGAACTACAAAATAACTGCAAAGGCTGCAAAGGTACCATTCCTTTTGGTTCAACAagtctcattattattattattattattatttagagacagagcctcactttatgaccctcggtagagtgcagtggtgtcacagttcacagcaacctccagctcttgggcttaggcgattctcttgtttctcagcctcccgagtagctgggactacaggcgcccaccacaacacctggctatttttttacagtttggccggggcaaacctgccaccctcggtatatggggctggcgccctactcactgagccacaggcactgcccaagtctcattatttaaaaaatctttttattttatttgtaaataacatAAGAGGAGAATGGAGCATAGGTCATATACTTTACCTAAGACATCTCTTTGTCCAAAAAAAGAACCTTGAATTAAAAATGGTTTGAAGTCAGGTTTAGGTAACTTCTATATACTAACCATGATGGTAAGTGTGACCTTGTGTACTTAAAAGGCTGTATGAAGTATTCCAAGGTTGAGAACCCTGCATTTGTACCATGTTAAGCCATAAAAagtggctttttgttttgttaccaGGCTCGAAAAAGAGATCGAAGATCTTGAAAAGGCTGAGCTTCAAATCTCAAGGAATGAAGAGGCAATTTTAAAGAAACTCAAATCAATTGAGAAGACAACCGAAGACATAATAAGGGTGAGCATGGACCAATTTTAAAACCATAATTCTCTCTCAAAATGAATCACCAATACTAAATAAGTCTTCCAAGTATATCtgcatttagattttattttttcaaactctATTAATCAtggagaattcttttttcttatagtctgtgaaggaggaaaaagaagaaacaccagGAGGTATGTTTTTAAGCAGCCTGCTTTATGCCTAAGATAAAGTTTCtggtcatttaaaatttttctcaatattataGAAATATTCCAAACGTATTTTAAACTTACATTCATTTTACAGAGTCAATTGAGGAAATCTATGCCAATATTCCTGACCTTCCAAAATCCTACATACCTTCCAggttaaggaaagaaagaaatgaagaaatcgAAGAtgatgaacaaaacagaaaaggtaTATGGCATGCTCTAAATTTGATATTTTATGAGGTCAAATGCTCACAATTTGCTGCAACATCTTATGCTTCCAGGTTAACTGATGCCTCATTTCACAAAGTTCCCTGAGGTGGGTGCGTTCCTTGCATGCGGTCACAGTATTTTTTTCATACACTGTATCCCCTAGCAAACCAGGTAGCAACAGGGAAGATAAAGACCCAAAGGAGACAAGAAGCTCTTAAAAATAAGACTCCCCTGTTCAAAAATAGCTCTCCCATCATATTCCATCCAGGGGACATTCTTTTAAGTTACTAAGATTctttttacaaaggaaaatattgttGATGGGAAAGAGAGGTGTTATTTACCTCTATAGGAGGCTGATTTTTAGAAAACTCAATACTACAAAGCCTCTGGGGGAGAAATGAAGGTTTGTACAAGGACAGAGAGGAAACTTGTGAATTTTAGGGTGGAGGAAGAAGCTACTCTTAATGTGCAGGTAGCAATCATTCAttctttctataaatattaatatttagcaAATAGCTACTGTGTGCCAAGCTCAGACAGGCACATGGTAGGTTATCACTAAATACATCACAGCTAGGGAGTAAAATGCAGAAGAACAAAGCTAAGAAGCTGGACAGGGGGAGCACCAGTGAGGGATGCTGAAGTTTTAGTTGGGTAGCAAGGGAAAGCTGAGAGCCATCAGGcgatagagcagtggttctcaaccttcctaatgccgcagccctttaatatagttcctgtgggttgtgacccatgggttgagaaccgctgctatagagGATTTATGAAATACAAGATAGATTCAAAAAGGAAGGCAGGTGGATGCGACAAAAGCAAGCAGTGCTGTGTTGTAAATTTGCTCAGAATCCTATTAGCTTTACCTGCCAATTAGAGCCCCAGCCATGAGGACCTTGCCAGGGTCATGAAGCAGATCTCAGCTCCCCCATGTTTCTCCAGAGCAGTTGTTTCAGTACAGCTGATGCTGTTCAGCCTTTAACTCTTCCTCTACCTGAAAATGGgactgaaaatgaaaagaaacatgaGGCAAATAGAGACCCATGTCCCTCTTCAATATCAGTTCTGCATTTAAACAACCTCCCTGTTGTGAAAAATTCAGAACACTCCTCTGTAATTTCAACAGGTGTCACCTGTGCAACAAGAATATAACTTTAGAAAACACATGGACAAGGCATGTGGCCTACTGCCATGCACAGAGCGAGCTAGTCTCCCTAACTGAAGAAGACATCCATTCCTCCCACGGAGTGATGCAAAAGAGAGTAAATCTGTCTTGTTGGATTTATTGATgggaaagaaaatatcttttcgTTTTCCAATGGAAATGTTTACTATTTGGAACCATCAGCTTCCTTTCTCCaatcagcttctcttcttcaattcttcccattttttcagtaattttatatacttttacatAAAAACCCATGTCATTACATTTGTCCTTATACAATTAATGAGTAAAATCAGAAACTTTGTAAATAGatgatatttcatataaaagcaCATCAAAGGGTatacttagtaaaaaaaaaaaagaataggttggacacagtggctcacgcctgtaatccaagcaccttgagaggtggaggcaggaggcttgcttaaacccaggagtttgagaccagcctgggcaacataggcactgtctctaccaaaaaaaattgtttttaattagccaggcatggtggcatgtatctgttgtcccagcttccctggagactgaggcaagaggatcacttgaacccaagagttcaaggctgcagtgagctatgacagggccactgtactccagcatgAGCTACAccagaagaccctgtctcttaaaaaaaagaaaaaaaatgtatatatgtgtataaacacTGAAAGCaaattcatttataaaagaaaaagttaactaAATCAAGACAAATTTGTTTCTTAACAGCTTTGTATGCCAtggaaataaaagttgaaaaagacTTGAAGACTGGAGAAAGTACAGTCCTGTCTTCAATACCTCTCCCATCAGATGACTTTAAAGGTACAGGAGTAAAAGTTTACGATGACGGGCACAAGTCAGTGTATGCAGTAAGCTCTAATCACAGTGCAGCATACAATGGTACTGATGGCCTGGCCCCAGTTGAGGTAGAGGAACTTTTAAGACAAGCCTCAGAGAGAAACTCTAAATCCCCCACAGAGTATCATGAGCCTGTATATGCCAATCCATTTTGCAGGCCCACAACCCCACAGAAAGAAAAGCTAACCCCTGGGCCAAACTTTCAAGAAAGGATAAAGATTAAAGTTAATGGACTGGGCCATGATGTAAATGAATCCGTACACAGTATGGACAATGGACTTTCAGAGGAAAGGGGCAATGACTTCAATCACATCAGTCCCATCCGGCCAATACCTCATCCCCGATCAATGATTCAACAGACAGATGAGATGCCCCACAACGCACAGAAGAGGCTGACTCCTCGGGAAGATTCGAATGTCACACAGGACAAAGACACACCCTCTCCAAAGGCAAGACCGAGCCCCAGAGAAACAATAGCTGGAGAGTCTAAGGACCAGGCATCTTCCCCCTCTTGtcaagaggaagaggaagatattAGATATAATATTGTCCACTCCCTGCCTCCTGACATAAATGATAAAGAACCCGTGACGATGATTTTCATGGGGTATCAGCACGCCGAAGACActgaagaagaaaggaagctTCTGACGGGGTACGATGGGGTCATCCACGCTGAGCTGGTTGTGATCGATGATGAAGAGGAGGAAGGCGAAGGAGCCGCTGAGAAACCGGCCTACCATCCTGTGGCTCCCTGCAGTCAGGTTTACCAGCTGGCCAAACCAACACCACTTCCTAGGAAGAGGTCAGACGTTAGTCCCCATGAAAATGCAAACCATCAATCTCCCCACAAAAACTCCATATCTCTGAAAGAGCAAGAAGCAAGTTTAGGGCGGCCTGTCTGCCGTTCTCCACTGGCTGTTCAGACAGCGGGCGATGGGACTGAGGATCCATCCTTAACAGGTAATGAAAAAGGCAGGGCATGCCGCTGCTGCCTAGTCATGTGACAGTCTTCTCTCTGTGCTAACAAATCCTCTTGCTGTCAGCCTCTTTGACCATCCCATAAACCCATATGCACTGAGGTTTTCTAATTAAAGCTGATCTGAAGTATTATTGCCACTTAGTAAAGTGATTAAGTCACTTCAAGAGATaagctgaaaataaatttttgcctCCCTTGGATAGTGCATTGATTGACCTTTATAACTTGACTTTCATCCTCTGTCATAGTATGGTACGATCTGTGAACGTATTTGGGTCACTAAGATGTTGGGTTACAAACCACATATCTTTTCCCACCAGAATCTGAAGACAACAACTTGTCTGTGCCTTGCTGTGATTTAAACTTCCTGCATAGTTAAGAAATCGCCTTAATTTtgcaagaaaatacaagaaacaacTTTTATTTTCGTAGTATTTTATTACTTTGCTATATCTTCTAAACTATACCTTCATagttttattaactttattttcctAACTTTTCTACATGTTAAAACAGAACATCAGTGTATCTGACATCTTCTGTAAGGTTTAACTTTGCATAGTCTTCGCCAACGtagcacatttattttttctattttctaggtatttccctttttcattcttgataAAGTTTTTTATAGCTTCATAGTGATCAAGCTATTTTAGCATTGTatggaaaataactttaaaacttttttctacaAAAATGACAGTCTC includes these proteins:
- the PALMD gene encoding palmdelphin, with amino-acid sequence MEEAELVKGRLQAITDKRKIQEEISQRRLKVEEEKLKHQYLKKKALREKWLLDGISSGKEQEEMKKQNQQDQHQIQVLEQSILRLEKEIEDLEKAELQISRNEEAILKKLKSIEKTTEDIIRSVKEEKEETPGESIEEIYANIPDLPKSYIPSRLRKERNEEIEDDEQNRKALYAMEIKVEKDLKTGESTVLSSIPLPSDDFKGTGVKVYDDGHKSVYAVSSNHSAAYNGTDGLAPVEVEELLRQASERNSKSPTEYHEPVYANPFCRPTTPQKEKLTPGPNFQERIKIKVNGLGHDVNESVHSMDNGLSEERGNDFNHISPIRPIPHPRSMIQQTDEMPHNAQKRLTPREDSNVTQDKDTPSPKARPSPRETIAGESKDQASSPSCQEEEEDIRYNIVHSLPPDINDKEPVTMIFMGYQHAEDTEEERKLLTGYDGVIHAELVVIDDEEEEGEGAAEKPAYHPVAPCSQVYQLAKPTPLPRKRSDVSPHENANHQSPHKNSISLKEQEASLGRPVCRSPLAVQTAGDGTEDPSLTALRMRMAKLGKKVI